In the Natrinema sp. CBA1119 genome, CCATCGAGTCGGACATTCAGTTGGTCGAACGATTCAGCGGAGACCACTTAACCCATTCGGACCGTGGTGCCGCTGTATATTGTCTGAATGCTCTTTAGAGGATTTAAAGCTGGGAATTTAGACCCCTCAATGCCGCTGTATAGCCGGAAGACAACTCCGTATTTCCGCTGTATTGTTCGTCCGTGACCGTGCGGTCTCGCTGTATCGTATTCGGAACCTTCCTCTCGAGAGCCGATTCGCCGGGTTCACCTGCAGTTGCGCACCGAATTTCTGCTGTATCTCATCGGAACGGTTTATAGATGGGCTGATACAGCTGTTCATCACCCCTCGGTGCCGCTGTATTCGGAGTCACACACCCCGTGGTGCCGCTGTAACGACGCGGTGGTGGGAGCGTACCAGAAACGATGGTTCGAGCGTATAGATCATGTGAAAGACCGGCTCAAGAGATTGATTAGGTGGACGGCGGTACTGGCATGAATCGACTCGAGTGACAATTCTGCGTTCGAAACCGACCGAACGTACTTGCGTTCAAAACACTCAGTGGATGGTGACACACCAGTAGTATTTAAGAGCACTGTCTCCCGGTTCGGACGACGTGACAGTTGGATTCGTGACTCAGCCAGATCGGTCGAAATATCGCATTTCGGTCAGTATCACGGGGACTTACAGCGGAACTCCGGGGTGTGTCGCTCCGTCACTTGGCTCGGTCCAGCTCTCTCCATCTGGTGGATGCAGTCACGTTTCTTGACCAACTCCAGTACCCCCACTCCGCTGCGCAGTTCCCGAGGAAGTTCCGCAGGATCCCCACTCACGCAAAAACCTAGACCAAAAAGGACTGCTCACTCCCAGTGGTCGTTCGCGGTCAAAATCATTCTTCGGCGCAGATCTCGACGAAGTTCCGCAGAATCTGCAGCCCCGTCTCGCCGCTCTTCTCGGGGTGGAATTGCGTGCCGAAGACGTTCCCCGCCTCGTTGGCCACGATCGACGGGAACTCGAGTTCGTAGTCCGTCGTCGCGACCGTCGCGTGCTCATCGTCCGGGGCCGCGTAGTAGGAGTGGACGAAGTAGGCGTAGTTTCCGTCCACGCCCGCTACGAGCGGGTGATCCCGCTGGACCTCGAGTTCGTTCCAGCCCATGTGCGGAACCTTCTGGCCCTCGGCGAATCGGACGTTGGTTCCGGGGATCAGATCCAACCCCTGGACGGCCGACTCGCCGTCGGTTTCGCCCTCTTCGCTCGTCGTGAGTAGCATCTGCATCCCGAGACAGATACCGAAGAGGGGGGTGCCGCTGTCGGCCACTTCGAGGAGGTCCTCGCGGAGCGGGTCGGCGTTCTCGACGCCCTCGCGGAACGCGCCGACGCCGGGCAGGACGACGCCGTCGGCCGCGGCGAAGGCGGCGGGGTCGTCAGTGATCTCGACGTCGGCACCCGCGCGCTCGAGGCCGCGAGTGACGCTGCGGAGGTTCCCCAGCCCGTAGTCGACGATGACGACGGAGGCGAGGGACTGCTCCTGTGGAGACGAAACGGTGCTCATACCGGCAATCGGTGCGGCGCGGTAAAATGTATTCCCCTTCCAGTCAATTTTCACCGGACGCGTTCGCTATCTCCGGTGAGCAACACCCGCCTCAGAAGCCGTCGAGTCGCGACTGCCCGCCCTCGTGATCGGTGACGCCTGCGAGATCCGCCGCCCGCTCGAGGGCGTTCTCGAACGTCTCCTCTTGGCTGCGGTCGTACAGCGTCGCCGCCGGGTGCACGCAGATCAGCAATCGGCGGGGCGTCCCGTCGATCCGGATCTCCTCGAGATCGCCCGCCTCCTTGGTCACCGCGACCGAGCGCTCGAGGAGGTGTTCGCTCGGAACCTTCCCGAGCGTGACGATCACCTCGGGATCGAGGCGATCGATCTCCCGCTCGAGGTAGCCCCGGCAGTTCGCGAGTTCGTCCTTTTTTGGATCGCGATTCTCCGGCGGGCGACAGCGCACGCAGTTGCTGATACGGATGTCGCCCCGTGCGAGGCCGACGTCTCGGAGCCCGTCGTCTAGGACGGTACCGCTGCGGCCCACGAACGGTTCGCCCTGCTCGTCTTCCTTGGCACCAGGCCCTTCGCCGACGAACAGCAGGTCTGCATCCTCGGGTCCGGCACCGTTGACGATCCGGCTTCGAGAGTCGACGAGCGCCGGACAGCGCGTACAGTCCGTCACGCAGAGATCTTCCATCTCTCCCATGGTCGTGGCTCGAACGGCCACCTACTACGTCTTTCTCCTTTGAATACCGTTCGGAGGCGGTGAATAGACCAACGCATCGGGCGGTGAATAGACCAACGCATCGATTTTTGGAGCCGCTATCGCACCTTCCGAATGTCGCTTAAGCTCTGTGTCAGGGAACTGTTGATGGATCATGAACAACTATCAACCGTACCTGTAACCCGTATCATCCAACAAGTGGACGAACGCGGCCGGTTCGATTCCACCGTTCACTCCCCGAGTCCCATTTTCTCACCGGCCCAGTATCCTGCCCCAGCTATCCCAAACGCGACGAGTACGATCAACACATACGCAGGAGCGAAAACTATCCCAACCCAGTCCTCTCCGCCGGTGAAAAGAACGACCCAAACTGCGGCCCCTATATAGACGAAGAGAAAAGCACCGACGCAACGGAGAACTGTACTAGTATCCATCATCGCTTAGATTCGGACTCGGAGAAGGAACGTATTTTGGCAGGATCGACGCGAAATTCGGAATCCGGTGCTGCGAAACCGATAGCAATGGTGGAAAACGGCGATCGTACGCTCTCCGATGGAGCTCGTTTCGGGGAGGGGATCTCTAAACGGACCGAGCGTACGAATCAGCCGCTCGAGCCGCCTGCCTCGCGATCCGAATCGGCTCCGGACGGCCGCCCGCGGGCGTGAACGCCCGAACGACTTCGTCGGCGTCGGCGGGCTCGAGACCCACGCACCTCACGTAGACGGTCTCCTCGTTGATCGTCAGTTCGTGTCGCTCCGGTAACGCCCGGTAGGTCTCGAGTCGTTCCTCGAGTTCGGCTCCCGAAAACGCGTCGCGAAGACCGGGCTCGAGGCCGCCGCTCGCTTCGAACGTAACGGCGAGTACCGGTCGGTCGACTGCGCGGTGTATCGTCGAAAGATCGAGAAGGTTGTACCAGGCCGGGGCGACGGCGCCGAGCAGGACGTACCTGGCGTCCGGTCGGCCGAGGTCGTCGATCAGGTCAATGACGGCAGCGGTTCCGTCGGTACCGCCGACGCGACAGGAGCCGTACGCGAGCCCGTCGAACACGCGATCGGCGCGAACGACGGCGCCGGCGAGCGTACTTCGGGTTCGGCCGCCGGTCCAATCGTCGCGGTACGATTCGGCGATGCCCAGCGCCCGCACCCCGGACTTCATCAGCCGTCGTCTTCGTCGTCGCTGTCGTCTTTGATGGCTTTAAGTCGGTCGAGCAACTCGTCGCTGGACGCGCCGTTTTCGAATTCGATCGTTCCGTCGTGGCTGTTCTCTTCCGATGTCACTGCGTCCTCGTCGTCAAAGTCAGCGTCAACGTCCTGCTGTTCGGATTCATCGTAGCTCCCGAATCCCATACGGTGTTACCTACGAGAGTCCGAGTAAAAAAATCAGCGGTAATAGCGGTCTCAGCGGTCTCAGAGTTTTCAACGAAACTATAGATCTCGAACTATACCCAATGCTGGGATGCTGTGAGTACTGGTGATTGACGTAACACGCCGCAAGAACTCGTTAAGCAGATTCTCAAATATGGCGATATACTGATTAATTGGGTACTTCTTCTCGGAAGTTATGTGTTACCAATACGCATTCTCAAGATTCAGTTGGGTCCTCCACCACATTACTTACTAATGCTATGTTTATTATCAAAACTTTCATGACAGTATAATCGTGCACGGCTGTTCCATTCGATGGGGTGCAAGAGAACTGCACTCAGGGAGAGAACATGACCAAACTTGATGGGGAGACACCAGAGGAATCGTTCGACAATCTGAGTGACACAGTAGCGCGATTTGAACGGCGGCCTGTACTAAAAGCATTGAGCGCGGGGGCCGTCGTATCACTGGGAAGCGGTATCACGGCTGCGTCCGGCGACGACGACCAAGATGGTGGAGATCAGCCCTCCCAACAGATTGACCCTCAGTTCGGGTATTCGACAGCTGACGCCGCTAACATTCCCGACGGTCTCGCGCCAGATCACGAGGTTGAACTCCACACGAATGAGCCAGCGGATCCACAGAATCCAAGTCGGCCATTGTTCTTTCACTTTGAGCCGAGCGGAATTCACGTGGACGCTGGCGATATCGTGCAGTTCACTCTCGTATCCCCTGATCACTCGATTACGGCCTATCACCATGGTATGGGCTTCCAACAGCGGGTGCCCGACGGAGTGCCACCGTTCTCGTCGCCAGTGCTGAACGTTGGTGGCGCTTGGCTCTACGAATTCACCGAATCAGGCGTGTACGACGTGTACTGTGGGCCACACCACATTCTCGGGATGGATATGCGGATTGTCGTCGGAGATCTCACAGAAGAAGACCTCCCCGACTACGTGGAGACGTTCGAAGGGAGTGAGGACCCGCCACTCCTTCCACCGTTCAGCAAGGAGTTCCTCGAACACGAACTCAATGCACCCAGCGACGAAAACGAGGGGTGTGAGTGGACCTGGGTGACGCCCCAGGAGATACTCGGCGCGGACTCACTGGATCCGCTGTCGATTCAAGACCGAGGGGCAGTCCCGTTCACGGACGTCCTCGCCGATATCGACCGCTTCGCGGACGTGACGCTGGAGCACGGTGACGCCGGTGAAGCCGATGAAGACGCTGAAGCTACGGCGACCGTTCAGGTCCGCGACCACGCGGAGTACGGAGAGATTCTAGTTGGTCCGGATGAGATGACGTTGTATATGTTCGTCCCCGACGCCGAAGCGGGGGGTGAAAGCACCTGCTACGGGAACTGTGCCGTGACCTGGCCGCCGCTTACAGTCGATGGCGAGCCTACTGCCGGCGACGGCGTGACAGCGCCCCTTACGACAATCGAACGACAAAACGGTGAGATGCAAGTGGTTGCAAACGACCGGCCACTGTACCACTTCACTCAAGACGAAGAACCGGGCGACGCCACCGGACAAGGAGTCAACGAGGTGTGGTGGGTGCTCGATCCGAGCGGCACTCCCATCCAATCCGGCTAACAAAAGACTCTGGCTCTAACAGGTTATTTTTCGTTTCGACATCATCGGCTGATCGCGGTGACCACCCTCTTTCGTCGGGGTATCGGTGAGTGCCTTCGACGCTCGCTTCAAGCCCCGACAAATCCGATACCTCCAAAAGGCCACCTTGTGGTTTTTCACTCCGCTCCAGCGGATAACCGCTCGCTCCGATCGCAGATGCGTGGGCTCTTCCGCAATGTCGCATTCGCATCTGTAGTTACCGAACTGGACTGCTCAGTTTCGCACCAAATTCTGAATAAAGAGACCGTCTTCCCAACTACTGCTGGACGAATATCACTCGAGAATCGATAGCGTCCGTAGGGGGCTCTCGGCGAGAGTTCCTGCGGTAGCGATGCCACCGTTTTTGCCGTCGGCCCGCAAGTGTCCCCGTATGGAGGTTCACCACGTCACCGAGGACGCGGAGACGTTCACGTGCAACGCCTATCTGGTCGTCGGCGATCGGACGACGCTGGTCGACGCCGGTGCAATGGATGGCGTCGTCGACGAGATCCGCGAGCACACCGACGACCTCGAGGCCGTCGTCATGACCCACCAGCACGGCGATCACGTCGCCCAGCTCGAAACAGTCTGTGATGCGTTCGATCCCGAGGTGTACGCCTACGACGATCACCCGACGCGGACGCACGAAATCGACGACGGCGATACGGTCCGGATCGGCGACGAGGACTTCGACGTCGTCTACACGCCGGGACACGCCGACGATCACGTCTCGTTCGTCTCCGATTCGTCGCTGTTCTCCGGCGACGTGGTCGTCCACGACGACGGCGCGTTCGAGTACGGGAGCTTCGGCCGCACCGACATGGCCGGCCAGTCCCGCGAGCGACTCATCGAGAGCATTCGGGACCTGCTCGAGCGCATGCCCGACGGTAGTCAGTCTGCCGGCGTCGAACACATGTATGCGGGCCACGGCGGCGTCTTCCACGGCGACGTGCGCGACGTAGTGGCGACGGCGCTCGAGCGAGCCGAAAAGCGAGAACCGAAGTATCCCGACGAGTAGCAGCCGTTTCGACCGTCCGCGGTTCGGACGGCGTCGTCACTGGAAGACAGGAAGCGGAAGAAAACGGATCGATATTGGAGATCCGTCGCGGTCGATTATGCGGCGCGTGCTTCCTTCGCCTTGGGGCGAAGCTTCTTGTAGCCGCACTTCCGGCATCGGTTGGCTCGCTTGGAGTTGCGAGCGTTACAGCGCATGCAGATCATCTTCTCGAGCGTTCGTTTCTCAGCGGCATCGAAGCTGGCCATACCCCGCCTTCGCCCGTGGTGCATTTAATCGCTGTGATCCGACTGGCGCGGTTCGACTCTCACAAACGGTCGCGGACGGGTGGCGATACGCTGTCCGCTGGGAACTGAGGACGGGAGTCAGTCGCCACCGTCGATCCGTCATGCCGTACTCCGTCACTCTTCGTCGGCTAGATAATCCTCCTGCACCGCGACGACCTCGCTCGAGTCCGTACACTCGCTGTAGCGGCGGAGCGGTTCCTCGTTGAGCGTCAGAAAGGTCTCGCCCCAGCGGAACGGCTCGAGGAGGTCCTCGGCGCGCTCCCACTCGTCGAAGATGCAGCACGCGCCGGCGAGCGCTTCGACGGTGGTCAGCCGAAACGGCCGACCGTAGTTGATCGGATTCGCGGCGACGAGGAAGGGGAGCGCCCGGTGGACCCCGCGCATCTCGAACGACGCCGCTTCGGCGGATTCCCACGAGCAATCGAGGGCGACCAGCGTCCCCAGCCCCTCCTCGAGATCCGCCGGCGAGAGCGCCTGCTCGGCGTGGGGGTTGAGGACGACCCCGTAGGGCACCTGCCCCATCGACCGATAGAGGGTCGCTTTATCGAACTTCTCGAGGCGACGCGCGGTACACTTCTCGGGGTCGTCGTCGCCCTCGTAGTAGACGTGACACTCCACGACGGATGAGAGGAGGAGCCGAGAGAAAAGCATACGGTTCGAGGACCGGAGTCGTACGTTTTTGCCGGTGGCGACGAATGGAGTGGTATGGATACGGAGTCGGATGCGAGAGACGACTCGGACGGCGATATGCGCGCCCTCGTCCGGCGATACTACGACGCACTCGACGACCACGACTACGACGCGCTCGAGGAGACTCTCTCACCGGAGTTCGTCCAGCACCGTCCGGATCGGACGTTCGAGAGTCGGAACGAGTTCGTCGAATTCATGCGCGAGAAGCGACCGAACCCGGACACCAGTCACGACCTCGAGTCGGTGATTGCTGAGGACGGTCAGATCGCGGTGCGCGGCCGCGTCATCGAAGCGGGGACGACGCTTTTCGAATTCGCCGACTTCTTCGAAACCGACGGCGGACGGCTGGCTCGACTCGAGACGTACTCGCGGTGACGACGAATGTAGTGTCGTGTCGTGCGGCCGGCGATGACGGCGGGTACGGTATCGTGCGTCTCGTGTGCGAGTTCTCGAGCGGGATCTAGTGACTCCCGTTTCGAGTATGGACACGGGAGAGTGTCCTGCGCAAATTCTTCCAGGATAGCCAACCAATCTACGGACATGGTTCACTGCCCCGAATGCGACGCAACTCTCTCGGAGAAGACCGATGTCGAGTTCGTCGAAATGGATGCCACGACCGGTTTCTTCGCGGCGTCGAAGCGGTTCTACCTCGTCGCGTGCACCGAGTGCGGCGCGGCGATTGGGAGCGGCGTCGCCGGCGCGAAACACGAGCCTTCCCACGGCGAATCGAACCCTGCGGCCAAACGGGTCGCGCCGGAGCGTTCGACTCACGCCGAGCAGTTGTTCGGTCCCAATTCGAGTTCGACCCGTTCTTCGGGTGGAACCTCGGCTACGCCGCGGTTGTACTCGATAATTTCCTCGTAGTTCGACGGCTTCTCGCCGGCATCAGCCATGCGCTCGACGAACTCGTCCTCCTCGAGTCCGAGCAGGTCGATCCCCGTCCGCGCAGCGCGGATCGTCGTCCGGATCGGCTCGCCGGGTGCACCGTGTTCGAACTCGCCGTCGGCGGTGACCGTCACGTGTCCCGGAAGAACGACGACGCTCTCGGGTTCGGCCAGAATCGTCCGGTGGAGCGTCTCGTAGAGCATTCGAGCCCCTCTCTCTCCCTCGCCCTCGCTCGCGGTTCCACCGCTCGCATCTTCCGAGGCACTGCGTGCCTCGCTCTCCCTGAACTCGAGTTCCGTCCGCCCCGTCGAGTCGACGTGCAGCGTGTCGGCGGTCAGCAGCGCCGCGTCGTCCACCAGCAGATTGATCATCTCGCTGGTGTGTCCCGGCGCGGCTACCGCCTTGACCTCGCGCTCGCCGACCGAGAGTACCTCGTTGCGCTCGAGCGGCGTGTACTCCCGTTCGACGTCGCGCTCGCTCGCGCGCTCGCTGAGGTAATACGGTACCTCGAGGTCGTCCGCCAGATCGCGACCGCCGGAAATGTGGTCGGCATGTACGTGCGTGTCGATCACGCCGGTAACGGTCAGACCGGCCTCCTCGGCCGCGGCCGCGTACTCGTCGGTGTCCGCGGTCGGATCGATGACGAGGGCCTCGCCCGTCTCCGCACAGCCGACGACGTAGCCCAGACACCCCTTCGCGCGTCGCTGAATCTGGACGATCGTCAGCCCGTCACCGGCATCGATCTCAACTCGGTCGTAGACCCCGCTCCAGCCCTTCATCCCGCCGTCGACGGCCGCCACCTCGTACTCGTTGGTCGCCGACTCGAGGCGCGTCGCGAGATTGCCCGAGGAGAGCCCCTTCGCACAGACGGTGATGACGCGGTCGGCGTCACCGACGACGGTCTTGAGGTCCTCGAGTCGGCCGTCCAGTTCTTCCTCGGGACCGAACGGAAAGTGGAGCGCGCCCGCGATGTGCCAGGACTCGTAGCTGTCTTCGGGACGGGTATCGACGAGCGCGAAATCGGCGTTCTCGTCTTGCAACTCTGCGAGCCGTTCGGGCGAGATTGTGGTGACCATACACGACCGTACGGCGACGAGGGACCTAAATACTGAGTCGTCAGTTGCCAGGGTCGTCACCGACAGCGCGGCAGGTGCCAGGATTGCCATCGACTTCGCGACAGCTGTTTCGACGCGGCGTCGACCGGTTACAGTTCACGGCCGCCGAGAGCGTTCATTTAACTGATACGCCGTTCAACCGTCGGGTATGGCTCTGTCAAATTTCGTCGCCGCCGTCATCGCCGTCTTTCGTCGTCGCCCGGGTGATCTCCTCCCCCTGTACCTGCTCGGCGTCGCGATTCCCGCGATCGTCCGCGTCGTTCCGTTTCTCGCGATCGGCATCGCGTATCTCTTCCTCTCGAGGTCCGGACGCCTCGAGGCGATCCGAACACACCTCGTCGAACTCGATCCCCCGCCGAGCCCCGACGCCGATCCCGAGGCGTTCGACGCGTGGGCGAGCGGCCTCGAGCCGATCTTCGACCAGCTGGTGACGCTACCGCTAGCGGTCCTCGCCGTCGTGACGATCATCGCGAGCGTCCTGTTGTTCGTGGTGCTGTCCGCCGTCGTCGCCGCCGGCCAGCTCGCGGCCTGTTACGGTCGGCTCCGTGACGAGCGCGGCCTGATCGCCGGGATCGACGGCGTTCGCCGCTACTGGCTTCGGTTTCTCGGCCTGTTCCTCCTCGAGGGGCTGTGCTGGGTGGCGGTACTCGGTGCCATCGGCATCGGAGCGACGCTGTTCGGCGGCATCGTCTCGCTTGCGACGGGGTCCGCGGCACTCGCTCTCCCCGTGGTCTTGCTCGGTGTGTTCGTCGCGTTCGTCGTCCTACTCGTCGTCCGCGCGTTGTTCGCCTTCGCGCCGGTCGCGGTCGTCGTCGACGACGCGGGCGTGTTCGGATCGCTGCGGAGCGCCGCGGGGTTCATTCGCGCGCAACCGGTGGAGGCGGCCTTTTACTACGTGATCGCGATCGGGATGCTGGTCGGACTGTCGACGCTCACCGGACTGTTCTCGCTCGTCGACGTCGTCACCGTCGGCTCGCTGGTCTCCGCGCTGGTCGCGATGCCGGCCCTCGATCTGCTCAAATCCGCCGTCTACTGCGGCTATCGGGACCGATTGAATCCGCCGGAGCCACGGACGCGATCCCTTCGGGACGGGGTCCGGGCCGGACTCCGCCGCGGCTGGCGCGAGATGGTGTCGTTCGTCCGGGCGCGGCCCGGGACGCACGCGTTCGTCCTCGGCCTCGGTCTTCTCGGATTCTGGATGGGGTGGGCCGCCGCCGGACCCTACGTCGGGACGTTTGACGCGTCGATCGCGGCTCGCCTCGAGGGCATCTTCCCGCCGACGATGGCGGCCAACCTGTTCGGCAACAACTGGTTCGTCGCGCTCACGACGGCCTACGCCGGAGTCGCGCTCGCGGTCCCCGCGATCGTCTCGCTGCTGTTCAACGGCGTCTTCCTCGGGATCATGGCCCGCCTCGAGGTCGATCCGCTGGAACTCGCCGCGTTCGTCGTTCCCCACGGCGTTCTCGAGATCCCGGCGATCCTGATCGCGGGAGCGCTAGGGGTGTCCGTCGGCGTCACCGCGTGGCGGACGTGGCGGGGTCGCGCGAGTCGAACGGCTTTCGCGGACGCGCTCGAGCGGGCGTTCTGGGTGTTGATCGGGATCGGGATCCTGCTGGCGATCGCCGCGGTTATCGAGGGGTTCGTCAGTCCGTTCTACTATCGGCTCTTTCTCTAGCGAAGCGCCGTTCTCTCCGAAGACCGTTCGATACGTCTCTCGTGCGAATGGAACAGTGGGTTCTGCTAGTACTGAGTGAGATGAAGCGACCTGCTAGCGTGGCAGCAGGGGATCGCCACGCCCTCCCCAGCCGATTCGCTCACTTCGTCTGCTCACGGCCGCTGCGCGCCCGTTCGCATGGTATGCGGGACCTCTGGTCCCGCACTATTCGCTCATCCCTCGCACAATATCATCGGCCGCCTTCGCTAACGCTCAGACGGCCGACAGCGCGCGCCACCGCACGTCGGTTGATCAGACTGAGCGAGATATAGTGTGAGAGGTTCCCACGCCACTATTGATAGGCCTCGAACTCCTTCCCGAACATCAGGAAGTAGGCGGTACCGACGAGCCCGATCCCCGTCGCGATGGTGAACGCGACCGTCGGATCGCCGGCGAACACCTGCGTGCCTGTCAGCGGGTTCGAGAACCCGTCCCACAGCAGTCCGCCCAGCGCCGCGCTCGGGATGACGATCAGGTTCCGCAGGAGGTAGTACGCGCCGGTCACCCGGCCGCCGGCACCCCGTTCGGCCGGGCCGACTATCAGCGCCTTGTGGGCGGGCAGCCCCGCAAACCG is a window encoding:
- a CDS encoding nuclear transport factor 2 family protein codes for the protein MDTESDARDDSDGDMRALVRRYYDALDDHDYDALEETLSPEFVQHRPDRTFESRNEFVEFMREKRPNPDTSHDLESVIAEDGQIAVRGRVIEAGTTLFEFADFFETDGGRLARLETYSR
- a CDS encoding rhodanese-like domain-containing protein, with translation MVTTISPERLAELQDENADFALVDTRPEDSYESWHIAGALHFPFGPEEELDGRLEDLKTVVGDADRVITVCAKGLSSGNLATRLESATNEYEVAAVDGGMKGWSGVYDRVEIDAGDGLTIVQIQRRAKGCLGYVVGCAETGEALVIDPTADTDEYAAAAEEAGLTVTGVIDTHVHADHISGGRDLADDLEVPYYLSERASERDVEREYTPLERNEVLSVGEREVKAVAAPGHTSEMINLLVDDAALLTADTLHVDSTGRTELEFRESEARSASEDASGGTASEGEGERGARMLYETLHRTILAEPESVVVLPGHVTVTADGEFEHGAPGEPIRTTIRAARTGIDLLGLEEDEFVERMADAGEKPSNYEEIIEYNRGVAEVPPEERVELELGPNNCSA
- the hisH gene encoding imidazole glycerol phosphate synthase subunit HisH, coding for MSTVSSPQEQSLASVVIVDYGLGNLRSVTRGLERAGADVEITDDPAAFAAADGVVLPGVGAFREGVENADPLREDLLEVADSGTPLFGICLGMQMLLTTSEEGETDGESAVQGLDLIPGTNVRFAEGQKVPHMGWNELEVQRDHPLVAGVDGNYAYFVHSYYAAPDDEHATVATTDYELEFPSIVANEAGNVFGTQFHPEKSGETGLQILRNFVEICAEE
- a CDS encoding plastocyanin/azurin family copper-binding protein; its protein translation is MTKLDGETPEESFDNLSDTVARFERRPVLKALSAGAVVSLGSGITAASGDDDQDGGDQPSQQIDPQFGYSTADAANIPDGLAPDHEVELHTNEPADPQNPSRPLFFHFEPSGIHVDAGDIVQFTLVSPDHSITAYHHGMGFQQRVPDGVPPFSSPVLNVGGAWLYEFTESGVYDVYCGPHHILGMDMRIVVGDLTEEDLPDYVETFEGSEDPPLLPPFSKEFLEHELNAPSDENEGCEWTWVTPQEILGADSLDPLSIQDRGAVPFTDVLADIDRFADVTLEHGDAGEADEDAEATATVQVRDHAEYGEILVGPDEMTLYMFVPDAEAGGESTCYGNCAVTWPPLTVDGEPTAGDGVTAPLTTIERQNGEMQVVANDRPLYHFTQDEEPGDATGQGVNEVWWVLDPSGTPIQSG
- a CDS encoding DUF99 family protein — encoded protein: MKSGVRALGIAESYRDDWTGGRTRSTLAGAVVRADRVFDGLAYGSCRVGGTDGTAAVIDLIDDLGRPDARYVLLGAVAPAWYNLLDLSTIHRAVDRPVLAVTFEASGGLEPGLRDAFSGAELEERLETYRALPERHELTINEETVYVRCVGLEPADADEVVRAFTPAGGRPEPIRIARQAARAADSYARSV
- a CDS encoding stage II sporulation protein M, encoding MALSNFVAAVIAVFRRRPGDLLPLYLLGVAIPAIVRVVPFLAIGIAYLFLSRSGRLEAIRTHLVELDPPPSPDADPEAFDAWASGLEPIFDQLVTLPLAVLAVVTIIASVLLFVVLSAVVAAGQLAACYGRLRDERGLIAGIDGVRRYWLRFLGLFLLEGLCWVAVLGAIGIGATLFGGIVSLATGSAALALPVVLLGVFVAFVVLLVVRALFAFAPVAVVVDDAGVFGSLRSAAGFIRAQPVEAAFYYVIAIGMLVGLSTLTGLFSLVDVVTVGSLVSALVAMPALDLLKSAVYCGYRDRLNPPEPRTRSLRDGVRAGLRRGWREMVSFVRARPGTHAFVLGLGLLGFWMGWAAAGPYVGTFDASIAARLEGIFPPTMAANLFGNNWFVALTTAYAGVALAVPAIVSLLFNGVFLGIMARLEVDPLELAAFVVPHGVLEIPAILIAGALGVSVGVTAWRTWRGRASRTAFADALERAFWVLIGIGILLAIAAVIEGFVSPFYYRLFL
- a CDS encoding uracil-DNA glycosylase family protein → MGEMEDLCVTDCTRCPALVDSRSRIVNGAGPEDADLLFVGEGPGAKEDEQGEPFVGRSGTVLDDGLRDVGLARGDIRISNCVRCRPPENRDPKKDELANCRGYLEREIDRLDPEVIVTLGKVPSEHLLERSVAVTKEAGDLEEIRIDGTPRRLLICVHPAATLYDRSQEETFENALERAADLAGVTDHEGGQSRLDGF
- a CDS encoding MBL fold metallo-hydrolase — translated: MEVHHVTEDAETFTCNAYLVVGDRTTLVDAGAMDGVVDEIREHTDDLEAVVMTHQHGDHVAQLETVCDAFDPEVYAYDDHPTRTHEIDDGDTVRIGDEDFDVVYTPGHADDHVSFVSDSSLFSGDVVVHDDGAFEYGSFGRTDMAGQSRERLIESIRDLLERMPDGSQSAGVEHMYAGHGGVFHGDVRDVVATALERAEKREPKYPDE
- a CDS encoding DUF5786 family protein — its product is MGFGSYDESEQQDVDADFDDEDAVTSEENSHDGTIEFENGASSDELLDRLKAIKDDSDDEDDG
- a CDS encoding DUF367 family protein — its product is MECHVYYEGDDDPEKCTARRLEKFDKATLYRSMGQVPYGVVLNPHAEQALSPADLEEGLGTLVALDCSWESAEAASFEMRGVHRALPFLVAANPINYGRPFRLTTVEALAGACCIFDEWERAEDLLEPFRWGETFLTLNEEPLRRYSECTDSSEVVAVQEDYLADEE
- a CDS encoding 50S ribosomal protein L40e gives rise to the protein MASFDAAEKRTLEKMICMRCNARNSKRANRCRKCGYKKLRPKAKEARAA